The DNA window TTCATGGTCTTCGCTGTACAGGCCCGAAAGCCACAACTCAGCGGCCTTCCCCAGCCGCTCGTTGTAGGCGCTGGTGCGTTCCACGATCAGCTGGATGAACCGCGGGCCCTCGACCGGGTGCAGGACGAAGTCGGTGTCGATCGGCTCGGAGTAATCATGGTCGGCGATGTCATCCTGTGCCCGGCTGACCCGGAGGTCCTCCACGGTGGCGATGACACCCTGTTTGACCGGGTTGGACCGCTTCTCCCACATCTTCGCGTTGTGGGTGTCCACGATCTCCTGGTCTGAGGGTTCGCGGCCCATTTCCTTGCGGATCTCGTCCCTGGTGGCGTCGAGGACACGCTTGCGCCGCAGCGCGGAGGTCATCTCCGCCCTCGGCGCGCCTTCTTTATCGATGTAGTCGCGGACGGCGGCACGGGCCTGGACGCGGAGCATTCCTTCCCAGTTTTCGATGCCGTCGAGCAGCTCGTCGTCTTCGAATTCCTCGGTGAGCATCTTCAGCGCGGTCATGGACACGATGGACGCGAAGTCCCCCAAGTGCTGGTCCGGTTCGTGTAGTCCGTTGTTCGAAAATCATCGGCCTTTCGCTGGACTCATGTAAGAGGCCGGCCCGCTATCAGTCATACCTTCAGTGCCGGCGTCACGCGAAGTCTCACTCTCATCACGATAATGTGGCAATGCCGGCATTAGACGAGGAGAAGCCGTTTGGTAGAGCAAAGAGGCGGTCGTAGATCTGGTAGAAGGCCCGCCGGCCGGCCGGTCACCCGCGGCGGTTGAAGTGGTTGCGAAAGGAGAATCCGGCCAGGTCGCGGGATGACCTTGCCAGGGAACTTGAACGCAGATTGTGGCGGGAAACGCGTCGCATCGGAAGTTCGAACGGCCAAGGAAACCGCGTTCTGTCCACCAAATCGTTCCGCGCACTGGACGCCACCCGTACGGTGGCCGCAAACAGTCAGATGAGCTGGTCCAGCTTGGCCCAGAAGGCCTGGCGAAGCTCCCGTCGCACACCTTGCAGATCCGTCTTGTACTCCCCGATCCGCTGCGCGCAGTCCTTCAGCAGCACCCGGTCCACATCAGCGGAAAGGATTGGCCGGTCGGCCGGAAGCTCGTTCAAAGACATCCTGGACAGCAACAGCTTCGACGAAAACCGGCAGTACGAAGTGCTGGAAAACCTCAAGGACCGGGTCGGCCAGTTTGCTGACCGTGAAGAAACACTCCGACTAACGTCGAAGGACCGCCACAGCGATCGTGGCGGTCCTTCGACTTTCATCCCGGCAGCAAGTCTTTGCCCCGACGTCGTGGTAGCCGCCACGCAGGGGCACCGATTACCTAAGGATGGTCCATGTCCCGTCGCTGACAGTCAGAACTCCCTTCAATTGGAGAGATCGGAGCCGATTGCGAAGTTCCTCTGGGTCACCTGGCCACATCCGGACGACTTCGTCGATATGGGCTCCTCGCACGTATAGGTCACCATTTGACGCCCTGGCGATTCGGCGGATGATTTCGCCCTCGTCTTCAGTCAGCAGCTTGATCTTCGTAAAGACTTTCAAAGCGGCGGCAGCGAGAGCGGCCACGTCCAAGCGGTAGCCAGGCAGGATGGAATTCGCATACAGGACAAGAGTCTCGAAGCGGAAGTCCTTGCAAGCCTCAATGTTGATGAAGATGTTTGTCCGCGCGATGATGACAACACTTCGGTCCCGTGTGTCGGGGATACTGGCGGTCTCTGACTTCATGTAGCCTTCCCGCTCAAGTCGCGGGGCTAACGCCATAGCGATGAGTCCTTGGCATGGCCCGTGCGGAATCGGGCATTCCTCCAAAACCAGCCCCATCCAGTTGTCTTCGTCTTGGAGCAACTCCCAAGCCATGTCGACACCTCCGAGTCCAGTGTGGTGGATCGCGGAGTTCTGCGCCAGACACCTTGTGCCCTTCGAAAGCTCGCTTGCCAAGGCGAAGAAGCTATGGGGGTCGACATCGGCTGCGGGCGCAAGCCTATACCGGCTTGTACTCCTCCAGGCCAGCGCGGCGAGGTCCAAGGACACCAGGTTCCCGTCGTGGAACTCCCGGTTGAGAACATGCACGCGGGTCTCCATCCTTGGCACGAGGCCGGTGCGATGCTGGTGCCAGTACCCCGAGAACAGGAATTGTTTGTCGATCGAGTAGGCACCGCCCAGGGCCCCGAACCGCACTCCCCCGAGGCTCCAGCGGCGCCCGCGGGGGGGCGTACAGCAGCCGGTCGCTGATGACTCCAAACGGTCAGCTTCGACTGGGGCAACGCCCTTAACCGCATCCTCCTGCAGCTGGACCCGAAGTACCCGATCGTGCCCGTGGGCCAGCAGATGGATTACAACCACCTCTGCGGCCCCTGGCCCCCCATTTAAGAGCACCTCGGGAACCGCTGGGTTAACCGTGTCATTCTTGCCCATGACAAGACCCTGGTCCGCGGGGACGTGCTCATTGACGACAAGCCGGGCATTACCGGAAACATGACGCCGACCTGGCAGCACCTCGTCTTCGACCAGTCCTACAACCGCAGCCTCGCGGAAGCTCCGCGGCTTCGGGAGTGGAAGGACTGGGAAGCCGCCCTCTATCCCCTGCTGGAGATGGCCGCCGCCTAGTAGGAGCCCACCGCAGTCACCCTGGAAGCCGCATCGAGAGGTGCGGCTTCTGTCATGTCCGGTGGTGTTCCCTCTGTCCTTGGACGCAGTTTTACGTGTCCCTCCCACAATGGGTCTGGGCCGGCGGCAAAAATCACGTCTTCACAATGACCCGGTATACGCATTTTCGGAGGTTTCCGGGTCCCGCCCTAATCTCCCCGGGAAAGCAACATGGCCCCCATTTGGGAGCCATGTGATAACCATCGTCTCTAGAGCCGGAATATCGTTCCTCAGGTTATCACATGAGGTAAAACAGACGTCTCTCACAAATACAACCGATCGACCGTATCCGGTCGTTCAAACGTTCGGGAACCTACCGCCGGTAGGGTGACAAAACGGCCCTGCATCCCAATACTGGCGCGGATTTTGCCACCGGCTTGACCCCCACTCGACCAAAACGACCTGGGAGGAGACACCTATATGGAAGGGAAAGTGTATTAACTAGGAAGGGAGGGCCCTCTAGGAGAAGAGAACAAGGGGCCCCCTTATATATATCTCTATTTCTGGTCGTTTAAGTAGAGTAGTAGTAGTAGGGGCCCTATATTTCCCGGTATTCCGCGGATTTCCCACTCGACCAGGTGGTCGTTTCATGGTCGATCGGTGGGAGTGGCCGGTAGAGCGGCGAATTGGGCTCTTTTGCAGCCCGGGAGGTATTCGGGACAGCCCAGCCAGTTGCGGCTCATCCGACCCACGCCGGCCCCTGCACCCCAGTCGGATCGTTGCCTGCCCGCCGGCCCGGGCCACTACACTTACGGAATGACAGAACCTTCGGCCTACGAACTCGAAGCGTGGCGCAACGTCAAACTGTTCAAGGGCCGACCCATTTCAAACGGAATGAGAAGCGCCGGCGAGCAAGTGACCAACGGCGCCACGAAGTTCAAGGGACGCGCCACGCAGTACCTGGCCAACCGCCCGGGAGCCGACTTCGTTGCCAAGAGCGCCAAAACCGTCGGCACTAAAGCCCGTCAGGCCGTCGACGCCATCCCCGACGGCCTGACCGACTGGGGCGGCGCAGTTCTTGGATCGGCGCAGCAGACCGCGGCAAGGATCGCCCGCGTAGGGCTCTCGCCCAAAGGGATGGTGAAGAAGCACGTCAAGCTCGGGCACGACGTTGCGCTGCTTTCCGACCTGCGCCGTCTCGACCTCCAGCAGATCGACGCCGTCCGTGGACGGGGAGCGCAATGGGGCTACCCGATCATCGCCGCAGCCTCCGGGGCGGTGGCAGGAGTTCTGATCACTGGCGGGGAACTCGCCGTCCCTCTCACCGGCGGCGCCGCGGCAGCGCCTTCGGGAGGGGTAATCGCCGGCGCCTTCTTTGGCGACGCCGCAGTTGTTCTCAGCCTCTCCTCCCGCTGCGTCGGCGCAACGTCGCTGCTCTACGGCTACGATCCGGAAGATCCTGCCGAGAAGCTCTTCATTATGTCCGTTGTAAACGCCGGAACAGCGATGTCGGCCAGCGCAAAGACCGCCGCCATGGCCGACATCTCGCGGCTCACCCAGGCACTCGTCCGCGGCAGAACCTGGGCCGTCCTGGACAGGTCGCTGGTCTCCCAGGTCTCGAAGCAATTCGCGAAGGCGTTCGGAACCCGCCTGACCAAACAGGGGCTCGGCAAAGTGATCCCTGCAGCGGGGACCCTCATTGGATTCACACTTAACTGGGCGACGCTGGAATCGATCGTTGACGTCGCAAACAACGAATACCGCAAGCGATTCCTTCTCGAGAAGTACGCGCACCTCGCGGCCGAGGAGGCATCCGCACCGTTCACCGATGGCGTCCCGGACGAGGCTGACGAGGTCATCAGCGTGATCGGTGAGATCGTCGAAGCGGGCGGACCCGACCTCCACTGACCCGGGGCAGGTCACAGGCGGGCCGTGGCGGCGACGTTTCAGTGCAAGGCCACACACATGTCGGACATGATGACATCACCGAACCGGCAGCCCAAGGGACCATCGCCGGGCGGACAGTTTGCCACCGACCTGCAGGCCGAACCGGTCCTGCTTCTTGACTCTTCCCGGCGCGAGCTCATCCTCTCCCCCGGCGCCGCCGACACGTTTCCGGAACTGGCCGACGGAGACGTCATTGAGGCCGTCAACGTGAGCCTGCTCCGACAACGGGGTCCGGCTACTGGATCTCCCGGCCGAAA is part of the Arthrobacter sp. KBS0703 genome and encodes:
- a CDS encoding HTH domain-containing protein, giving the protein MGDFASIVSMTALKMLTEEFEDDELLDGIENWEGMLRVQARAAVRDYIDKEGAPRAEMTSALRRKRVLDATRDEIRKEMGREPSDQEIVDTHNAKMWEKRSNPVKQGVIATVEDLRVSRAQDDIADHDYSEPIDTDFVLHPVEGPRFIQLIVERTSAYNERLGKAAELWLSGLYSEDHEPRIATVDEIADALDVSRSTARAYVRKIKEYAVLVAQDEFAITEDDL
- a CDS encoding EcsC family protein; translated protein: MTEPSAYELEAWRNVKLFKGRPISNGMRSAGEQVTNGATKFKGRATQYLANRPGADFVAKSAKTVGTKARQAVDAIPDGLTDWGGAVLGSAQQTAARIARVGLSPKGMVKKHVKLGHDVALLSDLRRLDLQQIDAVRGRGAQWGYPIIAAASGAVAGVLITGGELAVPLTGGAAAAPSGGVIAGAFFGDAAVVLSLSSRCVGATSLLYGYDPEDPAEKLFIMSVVNAGTAMSASAKTAAMADISRLTQALVRGRTWAVLDRSLVSQVSKQFAKAFGTRLTKQGLGKVIPAAGTLIGFTLNWATLESIVDVANNEYRKRFLLEKYAHLAAEEASAPFTDGVPDEADEVISVIGEIVEAGGPDLH